One segment of Chloroflexota bacterium DNA contains the following:
- a CDS encoding DUF433 domain-containing protein — translation MQAWKEILEPFLANLEYADDLAIRWWPLGKDALITIDPAYGYGLPVVKGSGIRTEIIRERSLAGDSNEQIAQDFSLNPKEVERALQFELKLAA, via the coding sequence ATGCAGGCGTGGAAAGAGATCCTTGAGCCGTTCCTTGCGAATCTCGAGTACGCGGATGATCTCGCTATTCGCTGGTGGCCCCTGGGGAAAGACGCTCTCATCACCATCGATCCGGCGTATGGCTACGGCTTGCCGGTGGTCAAGGGGTCAGGTATCCGCACCGAGATCATCCGCGAACGCTCGCTGGCCGGCGACTCGAACGAGCAGATCGCGCAGGACTTTAGCCTCAATCCGAAGGAGGTCGAGCGGGCGCTCCAGTTCGAATTGAAACTGGCAGCATGA